From the Haloarcula sp. H-GB4 genome, one window contains:
- a CDS encoding alpha-D-ribose 1-methylphosphonate 5-triphosphate diphosphatase, which translates to MNDNANQTSISGGNVVTPTAVVENGTVTFSDGKIVSVEAESHANPDIDATGKYILPGLVDLHGDDIERHLFPREGERVDTAIALDRCDIANASAGVTTKYHAISFEDVPDDNRSIELARRLAEQIRNFNSETGARVDNRLHMRCEITNETAVEAVSQEIKSGGDLVSLVSHVPGTGPLASENTLAQRYDHPDGELETSLQALKTRRSGVSEAELISRARGITELARSRNMPVASHDDGTVASVDNVAAIGVDISEYPPSHRVAQRATELNLTVAMGAPNVVRGGSLCDGPDASQAIKDDVVDILCSDFRPQSLLSSVFIENDEPLKDRVLRVSTAPAAAAGLYDRGRLECGARADIIIADPDPSPSIVRTYVAGDEVYYSA; encoded by the coding sequence ATGAACGACAACGCAAACCAAACATCGATCTCAGGAGGAAATGTTGTTACGCCAACAGCTGTAGTAGAGAACGGGACAGTGACGTTCTCTGACGGAAAAATAGTCTCAGTGGAAGCAGAATCTCATGCCAACCCCGATATTGATGCGACGGGTAAATATATTCTACCTGGATTGGTAGATCTCCATGGTGATGACATCGAACGGCACCTTTTTCCAAGAGAAGGGGAGCGCGTCGATACAGCTATCGCTCTAGATCGATGTGATATTGCTAATGCCAGCGCTGGCGTTACGACAAAATATCACGCTATCTCGTTCGAAGACGTTCCAGATGATAACCGGAGTATCGAATTAGCCCGCCGCCTCGCAGAGCAGATACGAAATTTCAACTCCGAAACTGGCGCCCGAGTCGATAATAGACTCCATATGCGGTGTGAGATAACTAATGAAACGGCAGTTGAGGCTGTTTCGCAAGAAATCAAATCAGGGGGCGACCTCGTTTCCTTGGTCTCACATGTTCCCGGAACAGGTCCGCTCGCTAGCGAAAATACACTTGCGCAACGCTATGACCACCCTGACGGGGAATTAGAAACCAGCCTTCAAGCCCTCAAAACACGCCGTAGTGGTGTCTCCGAGGCAGAACTGATATCGCGCGCACGAGGGATCACAGAATTAGCACGGAGTAGAAACATGCCGGTCGCCTCACACGACGATGGAACTGTTGCGAGTGTAGATAACGTCGCTGCCATCGGGGTCGACATCAGTGAATACCCGCCATCTCACCGTGTTGCGCAGCGTGCAACCGAGCTAAATCTGACCGTTGCGATGGGTGCGCCGAATGTGGTTCGCGGTGGGAGCCTGTGTGACGGGCCCGATGCGTCTCAGGCAATCAAAGACGACGTCGTCGACATCCTTTGTAGCGACTTTCGTCCGCAGTCACTGCTCAGCTCTGTTTTCATTGAAAACGATGAGCCGCTCAAAGACCGGGTGTTACGTGTTTCTACTGCGCCAGCTGCTGCTGCCGGCCTGTACGACAGAGGACGGTTGGAGTGCGGGGCAAGGGCAGATATTATTATCGCTGATCCAGATCCGTCTCCATCCATAGTACGAACATATGTTGCCGGCGACGAAGTGTATTATTCGGCATAG
- a CDS encoding winged helix-turn-helix domain-containing protein, with product MADFDQWDEVSYVISSRYRVETLRRLSEGPATPSLIADDREMSIAHVSRALQELRESELVDLLVSEDRKKGRVYDITEKGVDIWETIERKNMA from the coding sequence ATGGCAGACTTTGATCAGTGGGACGAAGTGAGCTACGTAATCAGCTCACGGTATCGAGTCGAGACTCTCCGACGGTTGTCAGAAGGCCCTGCGACACCGTCGTTAATCGCGGACGATAGAGAAATGAGTATTGCTCACGTTTCACGCGCCTTGCAAGAGCTTCGTGAGTCGGAACTGGTTGATCTACTAGTTTCGGAAGATCGGAAGAAAGGCCGTGTGTACGACATTACTGAGAAGGGTGTCGATATTTGGGAAACAATCGAACGGAAGAATATGGCATAA
- a CDS encoding glycosyltransferase family 2 protein → MYKGSTIGVVVPAYNEEGFIGDVIDSLPAYVDQVFVIDDCSTDGTWTEIKEYVDTEVKQAGVTSDSAEQIVVADGAGKTVSESQTFLDKRIVPVRHQTNGGRGAAVQTGYELALMSGMDAVAVLDGDGQMDPNILDEILDPVVEGEADYAKGNRLISRRHCTQMSNWRLFGNALLTMLTKIASGHWKMRDPQNGYTAISATALEQLSLNDLFDDYGFLNDMLIQLDANGMTVRDVPMEALYGDESSGIRYNSFVPKLSLLLLRGCVRRLQQKYLSRTES, encoded by the coding sequence GTGTATAAGGGTTCGACGATTGGTGTTGTTGTCCCTGCATACAACGAAGAGGGGTTCATCGGTGATGTCATCGACTCACTCCCGGCGTACGTTGATCAGGTCTTTGTTATTGACGATTGCTCGACAGATGGTACATGGACCGAGATCAAAGAATACGTCGATACCGAGGTAAAACAGGCAGGTGTAACCAGTGATTCCGCAGAACAAATAGTTGTCGCCGACGGGGCCGGAAAAACGGTTTCTGAAAGCCAGACCTTCCTCGACAAGCGGATCGTCCCGGTCCGTCATCAGACCAACGGTGGTCGGGGGGCCGCCGTACAAACTGGATATGAGTTAGCGCTTATGAGCGGCATGGACGCGGTTGCAGTCCTTGATGGCGACGGTCAGATGGACCCGAACATCCTTGATGAGATACTTGACCCAGTCGTCGAGGGAGAAGCAGATTACGCGAAAGGTAACCGCCTGATATCGCGTCGCCACTGTACTCAGATGTCTAACTGGCGGTTATTTGGGAATGCGCTGCTCACGATGCTGACAAAAATCGCGAGCGGACACTGGAAAATGCGCGACCCACAGAACGGATACACCGCGATTTCCGCGACGGCGCTCGAACAACTCTCTCTGAACGACCTGTTCGACGACTACGGGTTCCTGAACGATATGCTAATTCAGTTAGACGCCAATGGAATGACTGTTCGGGATGTGCCGATGGAGGCGCTTTATGGTGACGAATCGAGCGGAATCAGATACAACTCATTCGTTCCGAAGCTATCGCTTCTGTTACTTCGTGGGTGCGTCCGGCGGTTACAGCAAAAATACCTCTCCCGAACCGAGTCGTAG
- a CDS encoding DUF1616 domain-containing protein has product MGRWSDTSLATVDLLAVVGYTAVVLLTTLSSLEGIFLAAIALPFLLFVPGYAVVASLFPTRNPEYESHRLIATERILYSVAASICLAIIVGVNLEFTPWSIRPTPVVTTLAIVTVVATGIAWYRRHQRTPTGLGQTSMPFGNSRAASGGSEGEGVQLGTIVVGVAILVALASVTLVAAQPQRGEAYTEFGLLTENETGDLEASGYPEQITMGESEQMYFTVTNHEMATTEYVVTVQLARTAPTGEVIERTRLDTYNNRTAAGDRWLQRHTVTPVLEGERLRLTYLLYRGGLPDQPTAENAYRETHIWIDVT; this is encoded by the coding sequence ATGGGAAGGTGGTCGGATACTTCGCTAGCGACTGTCGATTTGCTTGCTGTCGTGGGGTACACAGCGGTTGTGCTCCTCACAACACTGTCGTCTCTTGAAGGAATTTTCCTCGCTGCCATCGCGCTGCCGTTCTTGCTATTTGTCCCAGGTTACGCCGTGGTCGCGTCGCTTTTTCCGACTCGGAACCCAGAGTACGAGAGCCACCGGTTGATCGCCACGGAACGGATACTATACTCGGTTGCGGCAAGTATTTGCTTGGCAATCATCGTTGGCGTCAATCTTGAGTTCACACCGTGGTCGATTCGTCCAACACCAGTTGTCACTACCCTTGCTATCGTAACTGTGGTGGCAACTGGAATCGCGTGGTATCGCCGCCACCAAAGGACACCGACGGGTCTGGGCCAGACCTCAATGCCCTTCGGAAACTCACGAGCGGCGAGCGGAGGCTCCGAAGGGGAGGGGGTCCAGCTGGGGACTATAGTCGTTGGTGTGGCAATCCTCGTCGCGCTTGCCAGCGTAACATTGGTCGCGGCGCAGCCACAGCGTGGCGAAGCGTACACAGAGTTCGGACTGTTGACCGAGAATGAGACTGGTGATCTGGAGGCGAGCGGCTATCCGGAACAGATCACGATGGGCGAGTCCGAACAGATGTACTTCACTGTCACGAATCACGAGATGGCAACAACTGAGTACGTCGTCACCGTGCAGTTGGCCAGAACGGCGCCGACTGGAGAGGTGATTGAGCGCACACGTCTCGATACTTATAATAACCGGACAGCGGCTGGAGACCGTTGGCTGCAGCGTCACACGGTTACGCCGGTACTGGAGGGCGAACGCCTGCGGTTAACGTACTTGTTGTACAGGGGAGGTCTTCCGGATCAACCCACGGCTGAGAACGCGTACCGTGAGACGCATATCTGGATCGACGTAACGTAA
- a CDS encoding glycosyltransferase, whose product MENTGPIAFFVPSLTIGGAERVTVSVANGLSRRGYDVDLVVSYDEGDFRSDVAGSVNVVDLGTQRIPGIGIGASVPALVRYLRRQSPEVLFSQMTYANDIHIISQILSGTDTTAIATIHNTLGMQEESKEKLVQWLQRRLAHQIDQFVAVSEGVAESVVEHVGINREKVSVLHNPVPVNEVQERAGELVDHPWIESANLDVVLGVGRLERAKNFESFLRAFEKVHSARPDTRAIIVGRGSKRTKLETLAAELGIDDVVSFPGFVDNPYGYMAGVDVLAMSSVHEGLPTVLIEALACGCPVVSTNCPSGPAEILKDGEYGPLVNVNDDEGLATAIQTALDDPLPSDVLVERANDFAPTAVIDEYEAFIRSFASVDIADGAGKRSEPLTPS is encoded by the coding sequence ATGGAAAACACTGGCCCGATAGCGTTCTTCGTTCCCTCCCTGACAATCGGTGGTGCCGAGCGTGTGACAGTTTCTGTCGCGAACGGACTCTCTAGACGCGGATATGACGTAGACCTTGTCGTATCGTACGATGAGGGAGATTTCCGGAGCGATGTCGCCGGAAGCGTGAACGTCGTTGACCTCGGAACACAGAGGATACCAGGGATAGGAATCGGTGCGAGCGTTCCCGCTCTCGTGCGATATCTGCGGCGACAATCTCCCGAAGTACTCTTCTCTCAGATGACGTATGCTAACGATATCCATATAATTTCGCAAATTCTATCGGGCACCGATACTACCGCAATTGCTACAATTCATAATACACTCGGGATGCAGGAGGAATCGAAAGAGAAACTCGTCCAGTGGCTGCAACGTCGCCTCGCCCATCAGATAGACCAGTTCGTCGCTGTTTCAGAGGGTGTTGCAGAGAGCGTCGTGGAACACGTTGGTATCAACCGGGAGAAGGTATCCGTCCTCCATAACCCGGTCCCCGTCAATGAGGTCCAAGAGCGGGCAGGAGAGTTGGTGGATCATCCCTGGATCGAATCTGCGAACCTTGACGTTGTCCTCGGTGTCGGTCGCCTAGAGAGAGCGAAAAATTTTGAATCGTTCCTCCGCGCTTTCGAAAAGGTCCATTCCGCCCGACCGGACACACGTGCGATCATTGTCGGCCGCGGGTCAAAGCGAACCAAACTCGAAACCCTCGCTGCCGAGTTAGGTATCGACGACGTGGTTTCGTTTCCCGGCTTTGTCGACAACCCCTACGGCTACATGGCGGGTGTGGATGTCCTCGCAATGTCTTCGGTCCACGAGGGGCTGCCGACCGTACTCATCGAGGCACTTGCCTGCGGATGTCCAGTCGTCTCGACCAATTGTCCCAGCGGCCCGGCAGAGATCCTCAAAGATGGTGAGTACGGCCCACTCGTGAATGTCAATGACGACGAGGGACTCGCAACGGCAATCCAGACGGCACTTGACGATCCACTCCCGAGCGACGTGCTAGTTGAACGTGCGAACGATTTCGCCCCGACAGCCGTAATCGACGAGTACGAAGCGTTTATTCGAAGTTTCGCATCAGTGGATATCGCCGATGGTGCCGGTAAACGATCCGAGCCGCTCACCCCTTCGTGA